One Oncorhynchus keta strain PuntledgeMale-10-30-2019 unplaced genomic scaffold, Oket_V2 Un_contig_7813_pilon_pilon, whole genome shotgun sequence genomic region harbors:
- the LOC127926570 gene encoding NBAS subunit of NRZ tethering complex-like: MKRGMKALRQLREKSRKRGVDDVESDRSDTSSFDHALSHLQQSLAHLDTLGHSFIMSLKDSNQERLQSYSRTYDLSRSERSKVQALAVTMATDGQPLGQIGELLGIAVGNLDLSIKTVLQVAVENVVSAL; encoded by the exons atgaagagggggatgaaggCTCTGCGGCAGCTCAGAGAGAAGAGTAGAAAAAGGGGTGTGGACGACGTGGAGTCAGACAGAAGCGACACCTCCAGCTTTGACCACGCCCTCTCCCACCTGCAGCAGTCCTTGGCTCACCTGGACACGCTAGGCCACTCCTTCATCATGTCACTCAAAGATAGCAACCAG GAACGGTTGCAGAGCTACAGTCGTACCTATGATCTCTCCCGCTCTGAACGGTCCAAAGTCCAGGCCCTGGCTGTCACCATGGCGACAGACGGACAGCCACTGGGGCAAATCGGAGAGCTGCTGGGCATCGCTGTGGGCAACCTGGACCTGTCAATCAAAACCGTTCTGCAGGTGGCCGTGGAGAATGTAGTCTCTGCCCTCAG